One Punica granatum isolate Tunisia-2019 chromosome 3, ASM765513v2, whole genome shotgun sequence genomic window carries:
- the LOC116201902 gene encoding cytochrome P450 94C1-like: MEFDSFPWLGSLHITPCFLFFSFAALFSLFSLLLLVLRLLQPWCSCDTCRTYLTASWASEFDNLCDWYAHLLRRSPTGTIHVHVLGNTITANPDNVHHILKSRFENYPKGKQFSAILGDLLGKGIFNADGDNWKFQRKMASLELGSLSVRSYAFEIAGSEIRTLLLPLFDSVIAKSLSRTPAGTRPLDLQDVFRRFSFDTICRFSFGLDPGCMNLSLPMSEFAVAFDAASKLSAERAMTASPLVWKVKRLLNLGSEKRLREAIELINVLADDVIKQRREMGFSAQNDLLSRFMGSIQDDQFLRDVVVSFLLAGRDTVASGLTGLFWLLSQNPKVEEAIRVEAAQVMDPTQDVATFEQIRTMHYLHAAVYESLRLFPPVQFDSKFALEDDVLPDRTYVRRGTRVTYHPYAMGRMERLWGPDCLKFKPERWLKGGVFSPQSLYKFPVFQAGPRVCLGKELAVVEMKTVALALIRKYNICAADSSWAPRFAPGLTATFRGGLPVVISARPLS; this comes from the exons ATGGAGTTCGATTCCTTCCCTTGGCTGGGGTCTCTACACATTACACCctgcttcctcttcttctccttcgcagctctcttctccctcttctccTTGCTCCTCTTGGTCCTTCGGCTGCTCCAGCCGTGGTGCTCGTGCGACACGTGCCGCACGTACCTCACCGCCAGCTGGGCCTCGGAGTTCGATAACCTCTGCGATTGGTACGCCCACCTCCTCCGCCGCTCCCCCACCGGCACCATCCACGTCCACGTCCTCGGCAACACCATCACCGCCAACCCCGACAACGTCCATCACATCCTCAAGTCCCGCTTCGAAAACTATCCCAAGG GCAAGCAATTCTCTGCCATATTGGGGGATCTCTTGGGTAAAGGTATATTCAATGCCGATGGCGATAATTGGAAGTTCCAGAGGAAGATGGCGAGCCTCGAGCTCGGGAGCCTGTCAGTCCGGTCCTATGCATTTGAAATTGCGGGGTCCGAGATTCGGACCCTGCTTCTCCCCTTGTTCGACTCGGTGATCGCTAAAAGTTTAAGTAGGACCCCTGCCGGGACGAGGCCGCTTGACCTCCAGGATGTTTTCAGGAGATTCTCCTTCGACACGATCTGCCGGTTCTCGTTCGGGTTGGACCCTGGCTGCATGAACCTGTCCCTCCCGATGTCCGAGTTTGCCGTGGCATTCGATGCAGCCTCGAAGTTGTCCGCCGAACGAGCAATGACGGCCTCTCCATTAGTGTGGAAGGTCAAGAGGCTGCTAAATTTGGGCAGCGAGAAGAGGCTGCGAGAGGCCATCGAATTGATCAATGTATTGGCTGACGACGTGATCAAGCAACGGCGTGAGATGGGCTTCTCGGCCCAAAACGACCTATTGTCGAGATTCATGGGTTCCATCCAAGATGATCAGTTCCTCCGGGACGTCGTCGTGAGCTTCCTACTGGCCGGCCGAGACACCGTGGCTTCGGGCCTCACAGGGCTTTTCTGGCTTCTCTCTCAAAACCCGAAAGTGGAGGAGGCCATCAGGGTGGAGGCGGCCCAGGTCATGGACCCGACCCAGGATGTGGCCACCTTCGAGCAGATCCGGACCATGCATTACTTGCATGCGGCTGTGTACGAGAGCTTGAGGCTCTTCCCGCCCGTGCAGTTCGACTCGAAGTTCGCTTTGGAGGATGATGTGCTACCGGACAGGACTTATGTGAGGAGGGGAACTCGGGTCACATACCACCCGTACGCGATGGGCCGGATGGAGCGGCTCTGGGGTCCGGACTGCCTCAAGTTCAAGCCCGAGAGATGGTTGAAGGGTGGAGTCTTCTCACCCCAGAGCCTTTACAAGTTCCCAGTGTTCCAAGCCGGGCCTAGAGTATGCCTTGGCAAGGAGTTGGCAGTGGTTGAGATGAAAACCGTTGCGCTCGCTCTCATCCGGAAGTATAACATTTGCGCTGCAGACTCAAGCTGGGCGCCACGATTTGCCCCGGGCCTTACCGCCACATTCAGAGGCGGTTTGCCTGTGGTCATTTCGGCCCGACCGCTATCGTAG